The Streptomyces sp. SS1-1 genome includes the window GTGTGTTGCTGGTGATCAGGCCCGGCCAGCGGCGCCGGGCTCCTTGCCGGCTCATGTTCACGGCCTGACCGATCTCCGGGTAGCCGGCGCCGTGCGCGGCTGCGGCGTGGGCTGCCTGGTCCTCCAGGTGCCGGACGCATTCCTTGACGCCGGCCAGGACCCGCAGGCGCGCCAGTGCGCCCTGGCGGGCCTCACCGGCGGTCCGGGCGAAGTCGGCCGAGAGGTCGCCGCTGTGCTGCGCCATGCAGCGGGTGAGTTCGTCGACCACCTTTGCCACCAGCGCGGTCGTCGCCCCGTCCGATGGGGCCGCGGTGGAAGAAGATCTGGGCATGACAGCAGCGTAGGGCTTTGATCTCCCCCGGGACAACGTCCGTTGTCATGTCACCGGTACAGTGTGCGTGTCGCGTGTAGATGTCGTGGCGCGAGTCGTTACTTGAGGGAGAGATTCGAACCGCGATGAGCAGAAGGTCGTCGCCCGCCGAGGGTGCCCTGTCCGCCTGGACCACCCGCCGCTGGCTGCGGGTCGGCGTCTCGGTCACCCTGTCCGTGTTGACCGTTCTGGGGGCACTGGGCGTTTGGGCGATGTGGCGCACATCACAACTGACCGACGAGGTGGTCGATCGCCGCACCCCTGCCCTGATCGCCTCGATCAGGCTGGAGGAAGCACTGGTCAACCAGGAGACCGGTATCCGCGGCTACGGACTGTCCGGCAGCAAGGACTTCCTGGCACCCTACCGACAAGGCGTGGCGGACGAGCGCTCCGCCCTCGCGGAGCTCAAACCCCTGCTGGCAGGCGACGACGGGGGCCTCAAGGATCTGGCCGAGGTGCAGGCGCTGGCCGGTACCTGGCATGAGCGCATAGCCCGCCCCGTGTCGACAGCGGCTCCGAACGACGTGGTCGAGGCGGCCGAGAAGCGCACGGCGGAGGGCAAGGCCACCTTCGACCGGCTGCGCACCGCCATGACGCGCCAGCAGGCCCACCTCCAGGACCGGCGCACCGAGGTCAGCCGCGAGCTGCGCACGGCCATGACCGTACGGAACTGGATGTTCACCGGCATCGCCGTCGTCATCGTCCTGGTCACCGTGCTCATCTTCGAGGGCCTGCGCCGCGGCATCACCGCTCCGCTCGCCCGGCTCGGTGCGTCGGCCCGTGACGTCGCACAAGGACGCTTCGACCGCTCCCTGGACGGCGCGGGCCCGGCCGACCTGCGCCGGCTGTCGGCCGACGTGGAGCTGATGCGTCGGCGCCTGGTCGCGGAACTCACATCCAGCGAGGAGTCCCGCAGGCTGCTGGACGAACAGGCGGCGGACCTCAAGCGATCGAACACCGAGCTGGAGCAGTTCGCCTACGTAGCCTCCCACGACCTGCAGGAACCCCTGCGCAAGGTGTCCAGCTTCACCCAGCTCCTGAAGCGGCGCTACGGGGGCCAGCTGGACGAACGAGCCGACCAGTACATCGACTTCGCCGTCGACGGCGCCAACCGCATGCAGGTCCTCATCAACGATCTGCTGGCGTTCTCCCGTGTCGGCCGTGTGCACAACGACCGCCGCACCGTGGACCTGCAGAGCGTGCTAGACAACGCCCTGGGCAACCTCAGCGTGGCCATCGAGGAGAGCGACGCCGAGATCACCAGCGACCCGCTGCCCACCATCGCCGGGGACACCACCCAGCTCACCATGCTCTGGCAGAACCTGCTCTCGAACGCCATCAAGTTCCGTAGTCCCGAACGGACACCGCGCATCCACATCAGCGCCGCCGTCGTCGACGGCGTATGGGAGTTCGCCGTCAGTGACAACGGCATCGGAATCGCGCCGGAGTTCCAGCAGAAGGTCTTCATCCTCTTCCAGCGGCTGCACACCAAGGACGCCTATCCCGGCACCGGCATCGGCCTGGCCATGTGCAAGAAGATCGTGGAGTTCCACGACGGGACGATCACCATCGACCCGGACCACCAGCCGGGGACACGGGTCGTCTTCACCCTGCCCGTCCCCACGAACGCTCCGACCGTGCCGGAGCGGGAGACACAGCCGTGAGCGACCACAGCGCGGGCGGTACCGAGCAGTACACCATCCTGCTCGTGGAGGACGACGACGGGGACGCCCTTCTCGTCGAGGAGCTCCTCTACGACACCGATCTGCCACACAGCCTGATCCGCTGCCGTTCGGCCGC containing:
- a CDS encoding sensor histidine kinase, coding for MSRRSSPAEGALSAWTTRRWLRVGVSVTLSVLTVLGALGVWAMWRTSQLTDEVVDRRTPALIASIRLEEALVNQETGIRGYGLSGSKDFLAPYRQGVADERSALAELKPLLAGDDGGLKDLAEVQALAGTWHERIARPVSTAAPNDVVEAAEKRTAEGKATFDRLRTAMTRQQAHLQDRRTEVSRELRTAMTVRNWMFTGIAVVIVLVTVLIFEGLRRGITAPLARLGASARDVAQGRFDRSLDGAGPADLRRLSADVELMRRRLVAELTSSEESRRLLDEQAADLKRSNTELEQFAYVASHDLQEPLRKVSSFTQLLKRRYGGQLDERADQYIDFAVDGANRMQVLINDLLAFSRVGRVHNDRRTVDLQSVLDNALGNLSVAIEESDAEITSDPLPTIAGDTTQLTMLWQNLLSNAIKFRSPERTPRIHISAAVVDGVWEFAVSDNGIGIAPEFQQKVFILFQRLHTKDAYPGTGIGLAMCKKIVEFHDGTITIDPDHQPGTRVVFTLPVPTNAPTVPERETQP